CACGGTTTAGTTGTCTTCTGTCCACGCAGACGTCCTTCCACTCCCTTTATGTGAAcagtaaaaaaagacagacagctgATGGAGGGGAAGACAGTGCTGTGGAGGGACAAAGTCTGCAGACGAACCGTCGACTGAGACGAAAACAAAGAGATGAGCTGAAACGACGTCCGGACTGAAACACACGGCAGAGTATCAAAAATgcttttttacatttgtgtttaCAACAAAGTTTGTCAGGCTTCTTATATTACATCTGATTACAAAACAGAGTTTTTCATTTACAATCTAAGGCTGCTCACGTCCTCTGAGCTCTgacccgtctgtgtgtgtgtctgtgtgtgtgtgtgtgtgtgtatgtttctacAACAGTCCCTTTAATCCTGTGTGGGAGCATGCGCCTCCCTGGTGACCatctgagccaatcagagaagTCTGATGCAGGGTGGAGGGGTTTGGATGCATCCtgcactttatttttaacagtgTCCAAAGTCACTTCCTGtaaccccctccctcctcaggGCGAGGCTTTCAGGACGATGCGTTTTCTGTTGACACAGCTGACGGGCTAgaagggggcggagcttcagcCACAGCTTCTGATTGTGCTACCTCTGGATTGGGGGTCTGGGTGGGGGTTTTGGATGGGGTGGGATGAGGCGCGCTGACCTGGACAGAGAGCTGTGGCAGCGCCTGGGCCACTGCTGCTGGTTTAGCCAGGATGAGCTGGGGCCTGCCCGTGGTCAGCTGGACCGTGTGGGTTGTGGCTGGTTTAGTGGTGGCCTGCGCTAACGTTGTAGTGACAGGTTTGGCCTGGATGAGCTGCGTGATATGGCCTGATGGGTTGGCCTGCATGAGCGCAGCCAGCTGGTTGGCCGggatagtgatgatggtgatctTCTCTCCAGCTTTGGATCCGGCGGGCAGCATGGTGGGCAGCGCCTGGATCACCAGTTTTGGTGGAGCGCCGGCTGAGGCGTTGGCTACCGTAACTGGGACTCCTGAAGTGGTGGTTAGGATGGAGGAGGAGTTTAATGTCACTTGACCTAGGGAGTTCGTCATGACGACAGGCATGGCCCTGATTTGCCTGAAGGAGgaagaacagagagaaacactgtTAGCGTCCTGAGCTGCATGAGAATTTAAAGTGTAGCGTTCTGATGTTGTGGATGAGTGCAGCAGTGAttgaagagaaataaaacacagatgtgTATCCTGCTGGTGATGGAGGATAGTCACCTGGTGCCGGCGTTGCTGGGGATGACGGTGACGTAGGTGTGCTGGGGCTGGGTGGAGGCGGGGGAGCTGGTGACCAGGCCTGCGGGGCCCTGCTGGTGAGCCAGGTGCTGAGCGGATACCATACCCTCGctgtcctccacctcctctccttcctcctcgtCGTCTATCACCCGGATGTTCTTGGGCATGTCTTTGAACTGGTAGGCCAGCCGCTGGCCCTCCACTTTGGCGAGGATGCCCCTCTGGTAGTaatacctacacacacacacacacacacacacacacacacacagcagacaggTGTGTTATTATATGTGACAAACTGAGGTCAGTAGTATGCAGTGTGTGAGAGGACAGGCTGACCTCAGGGCTCGGCCCATGGTCTCATAGTTCATGTCGGGCTTGTTCTTATGTTTCCCCCACAGTTTGGACACGGCCTTCGAGTCGACCAGTTTGAAGATGCCCTTCTCCCTCTGCATCCACTTGATGTACCTGGGGCAGGTGTTTTtgtcctgcagcagctccagcaggaACTCCCACAGGTACGTGGTGTTACCTGGAGGACAGACAACATCATAAAATCCTGAGGCTGTGCAGATCAtttgaacacaaacagtgaaaaaaacTCCCCGATGTCCTTTTAAAAAGCTCAACACAAACTAACATCCTCTATGTAAATCATTTACGGGTACGGGTTAACTTTTAAGGTGTTAAAATCCAAAGAATCTCATCGctcacaaacacatatatatatatatatatatataaaaacacactgatgtTTTTACCACACTGATATATCAGAGAGCTCATACAGCTCCTAACAGCTAACATGAgtcactttcaaaataaaagacttaaTCTATCTGTTAGGAACATTTACATGCTCTCTCAGTCTGCTCGTTACTCTGCAGATCATCTTTAAACCACACACGCTTTAATGTGAACTCTGAGACAAACCTTtgccctctctctgtctcttcttgaTCCCCAGGTCAAAGGAGCCGTTGGAAGCAGGCTGGTGTGTCTTGGGCTTACGTCCACCTgcatccaacacacacacacacaaacacaaaatggtTGTTGAAGAAAACGTCCAAATTAAAGTGCTTCCCCCTCACAGTCGACATTGGCTTGGAAAAGATATTGTTTTACAATGTGCACATGCGCTAAAGTCCCATCACAGGACGCGTCGCGTGTGATCAAAGTCCAGTGAACTACAGCATTCTACACTTCAcgtatcagacgcttttatccaaagagacgtacatcagagaataagaacaacacaagcaaggatagAGAGAGATTATGCAGATTAAATATTACTTTGAACACCATTacaaatagtgtgtgtgtgtgtgtgtgtgtgtgtgtgtcacagtgaaCTAAAAAGATAGTTATTATTGTTTAAAGCTTGGTATTAAACAGCAACAAACAATCAACAAAACCTAATCCAGAGATGAATTGTTGAGCAGAgtcactgtcaaagtggatttacAACGTGCACATTTCTTCAGACAACACGGTGTACAAAGGAGCTCATATGAGCGAGTCCTGGATTGGCTGTTGTGTCGGGACActgacctcctctcttcttctttgcagCAGGTTCACACTCGGGAGGGATGGGGAACGACTCCTCCTCTATTGGTCCACACTCTGTCGACACCTCCACCACCGTCTCCATCATCACATCCTCTGCTGGAATCAAACAGAACATTCACACTCCTCCTGCTGAATCACTAAACTCAGCGGCTGCAGTATGTTTACTGTGTCCGCTCTCTACACATAGCATCGTACTACAGGCAGGAAGTCTCATTACAGCGTCATATACAGGACCCGGTTGCTTCATCCATCAtttctgctttgttctttttacgGCATGTCTTGCCTCCCCCCCTCCCGTACAACAAGGATggcctcctgctgtgaggtgcatgtgtgaaaaactGGATCAgaaggatttcaggggcagtgtTCCTGAAATTCTCAAGACATTTTCCAGAGTGCgttatgtgaaaacagctaaagtgTCTGAACACAGAAAGGATCCCTTCAGatactttttctgtctcttcaaacCCACCAAGATCTATTGTCAAAAACATGGGGGCTGCTTAAATACAATCagtgttattgttgtgttaAGCCAATTTTGTTCTGTATCCAGGCTAACCATTTTAAACAAAGTCACAGTGACCTAAATAAATCGAAGCGCTTAAAGCATCGGTTGACACttttaaaatgactgtttttatcaatgacgtttggtggctttgaagagagaaatgtaaTCCTAAAAAAGATTTGACTCTTTTACTAAAGGTCAATCTGAATATAAGGAAAGCAGCAAAAACAAGGACTTTCAGTGGATGTTATATTTTGATGTACCTTCTTAATCCTCACTCTCCTAAAACACGCCCTTCTGATGGCGCTCACTGTGCACGGCTCAGTTTCTCTTACACAGAGCGAGGTGTGTCGACGGGGTGGTTACCTGTGTTTCGATCATTGTGCAGACCTCCAGGAGACTCCATGTGCAGCAGAGCTTCAGCTGCTTCAAACGTTTTGTCAAAACACACGATGTCGTGAGCCGTCATCTCCACTGAGCAGAGGACAAGAGAGGAGCAGGTCAGTGCACACATGCTCACTGAGAAGAGACCACACGACGACTACGAGAGCAACTCAAGgacaacaacagaacacaatGCAACCACAACTATTTTGAAATGCTGACTTCCTTGTTTGGGGTTTTTGGAGGCTGTCTGTTCCTCCCTTCCTGTTTCCTGTAATCTGTTGTAAAGTGTTTTACATCGTTCCAGTCAGCAGAGGGCAGTGTGCTgtgacatacacacaaacagcgGCTGacaggggacagagagagagtgagaaagggagcaagagagagacaACATAATGTTGTGAACAAAATGTGTGTATAAAATGCTGAGACAGCGCCATCAAAAGTGCAGCCACCACCACCTCCAACTGCTCATGATAGAAGAGTCATTGATCATTACAAACGACTGCTTCACTGTGCAAAACGTGCAGCGCCACTTTCTACCATCTTTCCTCCCTCATGATGTCATAATGGTGCATTTAAAGCACACGGTCGTGTACGGTGTAGTAAATAAAGCTTGTGTGTGCTGGTTTAAAGttgaggagagcagagagactTGAAGGCTGTGGGTCTGTACTTCACAACTATCAACGTCACTGTAGGTCGAGAGCTCGACAAGCGTGCAGGTAGCTAACAGGATAACAAACTGCACCTAGTGAAAACAGACGACACAGCTGCTCACACACTGACTGTTGTGGACTCAGATGAACACGATACAAATCATCACAGGGAGACGGTGTGAACCATTTTTTAACTCTGACAGACCCCAACAAACAGACCGCAGCATACCGGTGTGACTTATGTTCCTGATTTTACAGAAAGTGATACTGAGGCTAAAAATGTTCAGTTCTATTCCAATCATTGTTTACACTCAGACCGGCAACTAGAAACAAAAAATGGAGATGGAGATAAGATTTGACTTCAGTAACCTGATCGTTAGCTGCACTCAAGCCAATTAGTTACAGGGTCGCAAATTAGCCTTCTCTGTCCGCCTCTTTTACTCAACAGGgactacaaacacaaaaaacagaaatcatgtCCCCTGCGGTCAGACTCTGCAATCAAacacagaaatctttttataCTCATGATGAACTCAGGAGGACGTGACCGGTAACACTTCAGACTGATCAGACAATGAGCAGTTTACTGATGGAGTTAACGGACCAATGAAAACACAGTCGACTGACTATGACTTTTTTCCTCAACTCATGTTTGGACGACCTTAAGGGGGCGCTCTCCTGTGACAGATCTGGtttgtctgctttatttcagtCATGATGAAGTCTAAACTTTGAACCCAAACATGTGAAACACAGATTTCAAGACATTAAGACTCAGTGTGTTCTTTCTGTCTATCCTGTAGAGACGTTTGGGTGAATCCCAGAAGAAAACTTTATAGAAGTctaatttaaaagtcagagAACTCACCCGTCTCTGCCACCTCTGTGACCACCTCCTGCTCGTCAGCCACATCCTGCATCAGGTACGTCTCATCGTCGTAGACCAGGACCTGAGCTGAGTAGCACTCCTCCACCTGAGCACTGGGCACCTCCTCCAC
This is a stretch of genomic DNA from Labrus bergylta chromosome 9, fLabBer1.1, whole genome shotgun sequence. It encodes these proteins:
- the elf2a gene encoding ETS-related transcription factor Elf-2a isoform X2 — its product is MSPWWRRPSRELLPSLNSGSSLLFSLCLTFSNHVQCEQQPAEEEEEEEEEEEVVQQEIEAVIVEGGEEVEEDVEEEEEGVVLQEEGCPAVIVEEVPSAQVEECYSAQVLVYDDETYLMQDVADEQEVVTEVAETVEMTAHDIVCFDKTFEAAEALLHMESPGGLHNDRNTEDVMMETVVEVSTECGPIEEESFPIPPECEPAAKKKRGGGRKPKTHQPASNGSFDLGIKKRQREGKGNTTYLWEFLLELLQDKNTCPRYIKWMQREKGIFKLVDSKAVSKLWGKHKNKPDMNYETMGRALRYYYQRGILAKVEGQRLAYQFKDMPKNIRVIDDEEEGEEVEDSEGMVSAQHLAHQQGPAGLVTSSPASTQPQHTYVTVIPSNAGTRQIRAMPVVMTNSLGQVTLNSSSILTTTSGVPVTVANASAGAPPKLVIQALPTMLPAGSKAGEKITIITIPANQLAALMQANPSGHITQLIQAKPVTTTLAQATTKPATTHTVQLTTGRPQLILAKPAAVAQALPQLSVQVSAPHPTPSKTPTQTPNPEVAQSEAVAEAPPPSSPSAVSTENASS
- the elf2a gene encoding ETS-related transcription factor Elf-2a isoform X1, which produces MSPWWRRPSRELLPSLNSGSSLLFSLCLTFSNHVQCEQQPAEEEEEEEEEEEVVQQEIEAVIVEGGEEVEEDVEEEEEGVVLQEEGCPAVIVEEVPSAQVEECYSAQVLVYDDETYLMQDVADEQEVVTEVAETVEMTAHDIVCFDKTFEAAEALLHMESPGGLHNDRNTAEDVMMETVVEVSTECGPIEEESFPIPPECEPAAKKKRGGGRKPKTHQPASNGSFDLGIKKRQREGKGNTTYLWEFLLELLQDKNTCPRYIKWMQREKGIFKLVDSKAVSKLWGKHKNKPDMNYETMGRALRYYYQRGILAKVEGQRLAYQFKDMPKNIRVIDDEEEGEEVEDSEGMVSAQHLAHQQGPAGLVTSSPASTQPQHTYVTVIPSNAGTRQIRAMPVVMTNSLGQVTLNSSSILTTTSGVPVTVANASAGAPPKLVIQALPTMLPAGSKAGEKITIITIPANQLAALMQANPSGHITQLIQAKPVTTTLAQATTKPATTHTVQLTTGRPQLILAKPAAVAQALPQLSVQVSAPHPTPSKTPTQTPNPEVAQSEAVAEAPPPSSPSAVSTENASS
- the elf2a gene encoding ETS-related transcription factor Elf-2a isoform X3 — translated: MTSVVVSDGGGNIVEYVTVVEETQQCEQQPAEEEEEEEEEEEVVQQEIEAVIVEGGEEVEEDVEEEEEGVVLQEEGCPAVIVEEVPSAQVEECYSAQVLVYDDETYLMQDVADEQEVVTEVAETVEMTAHDIVCFDKTFEAAEALLHMESPGGLHNDRNTAEDVMMETVVEVSTECGPIEEESFPIPPECEPAAKKKRGGGRKPKTHQPASNGSFDLGIKKRQREGKGNTTYLWEFLLELLQDKNTCPRYIKWMQREKGIFKLVDSKAVSKLWGKHKNKPDMNYETMGRALRYYYQRGILAKVEGQRLAYQFKDMPKNIRVIDDEEEGEEVEDSEGMVSAQHLAHQQGPAGLVTSSPASTQPQHTYVTVIPSNAGTRQIRAMPVVMTNSLGQVTLNSSSILTTTSGVPVTVANASAGAPPKLVIQALPTMLPAGSKAGEKITIITIPANQLAALMQANPSGHITQLIQAKPVTTTLAQATTKPATTHTVQLTTGRPQLILAKPAAVAQALPQLSVQVSAPHPTPSKTPTQTPNPEVAQSEAVAEAPPPSSPSAVSTENASS
- the elf2a gene encoding ETS-related transcription factor Elf-2a isoform X4; this encodes MCALTCSSLVLCSVEMTAHDIVCFDKTFEAAEALLHMESPGGLHNDRNTEDVMMETVVEVSTECGPIEEESFPIPPECEPAAKKKRGGGRKPKTHQPASNGSFDLGIKKRQREGKGNTTYLWEFLLELLQDKNTCPRYIKWMQREKGIFKLVDSKAVSKLWGKHKNKPDMNYETMGRALRYYYQRGILAKVEGQRLAYQFKDMPKNIRVIDDEEEGEEVEDSEGMVSAQHLAHQQGPAGLVTSSPASTQPQHTYVTVIPSNAGTRQIRAMPVVMTNSLGQVTLNSSSILTTTSGVPVTVANASAGAPPKLVIQALPTMLPAGSKAGEKITIITIPANQLAALMQANPSGHITQLIQAKPVTTTLAQATTKPATTHTVQLTTGRPQLILAKPAAVAQALPQLSVQVSAPHPTPSKTPTQTPNPEVAQSEAVAEAPPPSSPSAVSTENASS